The genomic stretch AGGTTGCCGAAATTGCGTCGACTACGCAAGCGCAGCTGTCAGAGGTCGTCAATGCCCGGTACCAGGAGGTCAGCCGCCAGGTTCAATCGTTCGCCGAGAATCTCGCGCAAAACGCCCCGGTCGGCTCGGAAGCCGCAATGGCATTTCTGAAACAGGCTATCACGCTGGCCAACGCCGCTCAGGAAAGCGTCCAAATTGCAACGAAGCAGGCAGTCGAAGACGCGCAAACCAACCCGGACGCCGCAACGAAGGCCGCATCGGAGGTGACCGAGGCAGCTGACCAGGCAGTCGAGAATGCGACGAAGTCGAAGGCGGGGAAGTAATAGTTCGAAGGAACGTTGAACCCGACGTGGTCGCACCGCGCGGCGAGCTGACCGCCTGACCACACTGCGCTATGGCCGCTATCGGACAAGCCCTACTCCCATGTGCGCTGGTCGTTCGTTCCGGCGCACGTGATGTGCACCCACGTCTGTTACCCGGCTCACGTCCGAAACCAGCACACCCGGGAAGACCGTGTCACGGCGCCTAGTTGAAAAGGACTGGTCCGCCTCGGCGGACCGGTCCCTACGCGACAGCGAGTGCGGTGAGGTGTCAGATTGGCTGTATGTTTGCCGCCTGCTTGCCCTTCGGACCTTGCTTGACTTCGAAGCTCACCTTTTGCCCGTCCTTGAGAGACTTGAAGCCCTCCGCCTTCACCTCCGAAAAATGAGCAAACAGGTCATCGCCACCTTCATCCGGTGTGATGAAATCAAAACCCTTTGCGTCGTTAAACCACTTCACGGTACCCGTTGCCATCTTCCTGACCCTCTTCAAAGACTGATGTGTTATAAAACGCGACGATGACCGCGCGCCCACGCTTGCTGCAGCGGCTTCGTCACACTCGTTCAGAGCGCGGCTACAACCGCGCGTCGACCGTTTCCCCGGCCGAGCAGGTCGTAGCGATCGAGATTCATGACCTTGTCCCACGCCACCACGAAGTCGCGCACGAATCTCTCCTTCCCGTCGTCGCACGCGTAGACCTCGGCCAGCGCGCGCAATTGAGAATGCGCCCCGAAGACGAGGTCGGCAGCCGTCGCGGTCCACCTGGCCTTGCCGGTAGTGCGATCATTGCCCTCGTACACATTCTTGTCCGAGACGGAAGGTCTCCACGCTGTGCCGATGTCGAGCAAGTTCACGAAGAAGTCGTTGGTCAACGTGCCCGGCCTGTCGGTGAACACGCCGTGCTTCGATTGCCCGTGGTTTGCACCGAGCATGCGCATGCCGCCGACGAGAACCGTCATCTGGGGCGCGGTCAGCTTCAAGAGGTTGGCCCGGTCCAGCAGACGGGTCTCCGGCGACTGGGGGTCTTCCGCTCGGAAATAGTTGCGGAACCCGTCGCCGATCGGTTCGAGCACATCAAAGGTGCTCTCATCCGTCTGTTCCTGCGAGGCATCGGTGCGACCCGGCGCGAACGGGACGCCAATGTTGTATCCCGCCTTTCTGGCCGCTTCCTCGACGGCAGCGCACCCGCCAAGGACAATCAGATCGGCTAGCGAAACATTCTTGCCGCTGGACTGCGAACCGTTGAAGTCCTTCTGGATGCGCTCGAGGGCTGTCAGGACCTTTGCCAGCCGTGGCGGCTCGTTGGACTCCCAATCCTTTTGCGGCGCCAGGCGGATCCGCGCGCCGTTGGCACCGCCACGTTTATCGGTGCCACGGAAGCTGGCGGCAGCGCCCCAGGCTGCGGAAACCAACTCGGGGACGGACAAACCAGAGTCGAGGATCGTGCGCTTGAGGGCGACGATATCCTGTTCGCTGACCAGCTCATGATCGACGGGTGGTATCGGGTCTTGCCAAAGCTGCGCCTCCGGGACCCAAGGGCCCAGATAGCGTGAGCGGGGACCCATGTCACGGTGAAGCAACTTGAACCAGGCTTTGGCAAACGCGTCCTCAAGCTGGTCTGGGTTGTCGTAGAAGCGCTTCGCAATCGGCCCGTAAATCGGATCCATTCGCAGTGACAGGTCTGTCGTCAGCATCGTCGGCGCGTGCCGCCTGGACGCCTCGTGTGCATCGGGCACAGTGTCGTTCGCCTCGGGATTCCTGGGCGTCCACTGCTTCGCACCCGCAGGGCTCGTCGTCAGCTCCCACTCGTACTTGAACAGGTTCTCCAGAAACCCGTTGTCCCATGTGGTCGGATTGTTGGTCCATGCGCCTTCAAGCCCGCTGGTAATCGCGTCGGAACCCTTGCCGCTGCCGAACCTGTTCTTCCAGCCCAGGCCTTGCTCCTCGATCGGGGCGCCCTCTGGTTCCGGGCCGACATTCCCTCCCGCCGGCGCAGCACCATGCGTCTTGCCGACCGTGTGGCCGCCCACGATGAGCGCAACGGTTTCTTCATCGTTCATGGCCATGCGGCCAAAAGTGTCGCGGATGTCCCTGGCCGCGGCGAGCGGGTCGGGGTTGCCCCCCGGTCCCTGGGGATTGACGTAGATCAGGCCCATCTGCACGTTGGCGAGCGGCTTGGCGAGTTCGCGGTCGCCGCTGTAGCGCTCGTCCCCCAGCCAGGCGTCCTCCGGACCCCAAAAAATGTCTTCGGGCTCCCAGACGTCGGGCCGGCCAAAACCGAAGCCGAAGGTCTTGAAGCCCATCGATTCGTAAGCCACATTGCCGGCCAGGATCAGCAGATCGGCCCAGGAAATCTTCTGGCCGTACTTCTGCTTGATGGGCCAGAGCAGCCGGCGCGCCTTGTCGAGATTGGCGTTGTCCGGCCAACTGTTCAGCGGCGCAAACCGCTGCTGGCCCTCGCCGCCGCCGCCGCGACCATCGGCGATGCGATACGTGCCGGCGGCATGCCAGGCCATACGGATGAACAAGGGCCCGTAGTGGCCGTAGTCGGCCGGCCACCAATCCTGGGATGTGGTCATGAGCTTGATGAGGTCCTGCTTCAGCGCCTCGACATCAAGACTCCTGAACTGTTCGGCATAGTCGAACTCCTCTTCCAACGGGCAGGACAGGTGCGAGTGAGTGTGAAGCACCGAAAGATCCAGCTGATTCGGCCACCAATCCTTGTTCCTCATTGGTCGACTGACCTTTGGAGTTGGAGCGGGGATGGCAGGGTTTTCGCTCTCGCTAACACTTCCGGTGTGTTGGTTGTCAGACATATCATCCTCCATGGACCGGGCAGCACATTTTCGAGATGACACTTCCTTGGAGTAGTTTCTGCCGGCAGAAAATCAAACCTGGACCGTTGAAATTTAACAATCGATGCGATAGGGGAAAGCAATCGACTTAATCGCTAAAGCGGCGCGCAGTATTAGCTTGCGTTATTTTCGGGTGCTTGCCAGAGGGACGTAATACCGCACGAGCCAAAGGGGATGGGGGCCATTAGATTGGGTCGGCCTGCCGCGTTTCATGGGGTAGTGGCGAAATTAAGTGTCCCTAACAACTCTCGTACCCAGGCTACGCCATCAGTGACTCGACGCTCGTCGACGGGACGCCGATGGGGTACGCGAATCAGTCGCATTTCGACCACCTCAATCATGCGTTGCCTCGTCTAAATACTAGCACGCGGGCAATGCGCAGGACGTCGTGGCCGCTCTCGCGGCATCCTCAGAGAAAGGAGCCGCATGGTGATCGCCGCTCTAATGCGGGAAGCCCGTGTTGATAGCATCTCGCGCCCGCTGCTCCCCATCGCGTATTGCCGATTCGAGATCAATGAAGATTTCGCCGTCGAAAATTTGGTATTGGAGATCGCCTTGATAGACCGGCGATCCGTCGAGCCTCGTGACAGTACATCGAGAAACGTATCCCTCGATCTGGCCCGGCGATCCAGTTCGATACTTTGGTTGAACGTTGATGACCAGTCGATACGGCGGCGCATCAATCTCGCGGTACATCGGCGACGACATGATGCTCTCCTACTTCCACGTGGAGTATTTTAAGTATGAGCGAAAACAGCAAAATCGAGTGGACGGACCACACGTTCAATCCGTGGTATTGGACTCGTGCCGCTCGGGCACGCCCGCGATCTGGATGTGGCCGATGCGCGGCATGTCGCGCTTCAGCTTCACCGCGAGATCGCCTCCAATGATGTGGCAGTGGTAGCAATCGAACTGTACCTGCAGGTTCGGTCCGCCGACCTCCCCGCAGATCACCCGCGTGTCGTCCTGGCAGTTCAGAGAGAAGCCTGGAATGTGTCGCGCGTATTGATCGGCTCCATGACGATCGTGATGCCGTCGGCCGGCGCGCGTGGCGCGTGCTGGCGGCGGGAACATTCGCCGCTACGGGGAGTGGAGAGATAGCACCCCGGCGTCGGGACGACGGTGACGTCGGTCGGTTCACTGGTTGATGTCGGGGGCGGCGAGTTGCACCTTAGGCCTGGGGGTCCGCAGGGCCCGAGGGGACACAAGCTCAACTATTTGCGCCTCCCCCCCTCACGCCCGCTTCCTCCTTCGTCTCAAGCCATAAGTAGGTATCAGCCGCGACGAGCCCAAACACGATATGGGACACGAAACTCGCCCAACTACGGGCGTCTGGGAGCCACGGGAATAGATGGCTCATGCCATAGAAGTTGACCAGATACAAGGCGACGCCGAAGACCGCACCCGCCAGCGAGGCGAGCCCCATGCTCGAGTCAAGGCTGAACGGTGCGATGATTACCGCCAGAACGAGCACGAAAATGACCGACAGCACGAAGTGAACGATCAGCCCCACGAAGATGATGCCGAAGCCGAACGTCGCCGGTAGCGACAGCACGTCGCGACTCAACGCGATCGCTACAATTATCCGCGGCGCTCCCCAAGGGCTCTGCCCGAGGATCGACATGGTAAAAAGTTCGAGCAGCAGGAAGACCAGGCCCGCAATACAACCGCTTATTGCGGCGGCACGCCAGTCAGGCATGCGGCTAGCAAAGTGATGCGAATGCATGTGAAGTTCCCTAGCATCCCCCTTTAAACGTGGATAGATTCTCCGTTTCCATTAAACATCTTAGAAAATTTGAAGGGAAAGGCACAGTGTCAGTGTCGCCAGTTCGGCGCGCAGACGTGCCTGAGCCACCGTGGAACTCTCGGCCCTGAGCGCCGATCGCCCGGCCATCGTCCACCCAGAAGAAAAACGTGTGGCCGTGTTCGGCGCCAGAAGGTGCATAAGCCCGTTGCGCCATCTTCCATGAGACAGGTTCGCCCCATGAATTCGACAAGCAACGTCCCAGGCCGGATATTGCCGGGCGCGGAGACGCGGCGGCCAGGTACGGGAGAACGACGATGCGACGCATGCCTGTATCGTCTGAGCGCCGCTCCGTATGGTGATGGCGTCACAAACGCCGTCACACCTACGGCGGTTTTTCCTGTCCGCGTGGGCAAGAAGCGCATGTCACGCGCGGCACACCTGCCGCTCTAACCGTGCGAAGGCTCCCCACCCCCTGGCGGTG from Paraburkholderia hospita encodes the following:
- the phaP gene encoding TIGR01841 family phasin (Members of this family are phasins (small proteins associated with inclusions such as PHA granules). Note that several different families of phasins have been named PhaP despite very little sequence similarity to each other.), with the translated sequence MADFQGQAAMAQQANLDFFFGLAGSMLEGEEKLIRLNLDTAKTAFADWNRHMQDGMAKKDRQEAGDMRDTLLLPSAEKVLAYERQVAEIASTTQAQLSEVVNARYQEVSRQVQSFAENLAQNAPVGSEAAMAFLKQAITLANAAQESVQIATKQAVEDAQTNPDAATKAASEVTEAADQAVENATKSKAGK
- a CDS encoding cold-shock protein; amino-acid sequence: MATGTVKWFNDAKGFDFITPDEGGDDLFAHFSEVKAEGFKSLKDGQKVSFEVKQGPKGKQAANIQPI
- the katG gene encoding catalase/peroxidase HPI — encoded protein: MRNKDWWPNQLDLSVLHTHSHLSCPLEEEFDYAEQFRSLDVEALKQDLIKLMTTSQDWWPADYGHYGPLFIRMAWHAAGTYRIADGRGGGGEGQQRFAPLNSWPDNANLDKARRLLWPIKQKYGQKISWADLLILAGNVAYESMGFKTFGFGFGRPDVWEPEDIFWGPEDAWLGDERYSGDRELAKPLANVQMGLIYVNPQGPGGNPDPLAAARDIRDTFGRMAMNDEETVALIVGGHTVGKTHGAAPAGGNVGPEPEGAPIEEQGLGWKNRFGSGKGSDAITSGLEGAWTNNPTTWDNGFLENLFKYEWELTTSPAGAKQWTPRNPEANDTVPDAHEASRRHAPTMLTTDLSLRMDPIYGPIAKRFYDNPDQLEDAFAKAWFKLLHRDMGPRSRYLGPWVPEAQLWQDPIPPVDHELVSEQDIVALKRTILDSGLSVPELVSAAWGAAASFRGTDKRGGANGARIRLAPQKDWESNEPPRLAKVLTALERIQKDFNGSQSSGKNVSLADLIVLGGCAAVEEAARKAGYNIGVPFAPGRTDASQEQTDESTFDVLEPIGDGFRNYFRAEDPQSPETRLLDRANLLKLTAPQMTVLVGGMRMLGANHGQSKHGVFTDRPGTLTNDFFVNLLDIGTAWRPSVSDKNVYEGNDRTTGKARWTATAADLVFGAHSQLRALAEVYACDDGKERFVRDFVVAWDKVMNLDRYDLLGRGNGRRAVVAAL